A single region of the Jatrophihabitans sp. GAS493 genome encodes:
- the nhaA gene encoding Na+/H+ antiporter NhaA, translating into MAVRRPISAIAEVLRTETVGGSLLLLAVLAALVFANTPLSTAYDKLAHYEIGPHVGHLHLSLEEWAADGLLAIFFFVAGLELKREFVVGELRDPRRAAVPVVAAICGVAVPAIIYSAVVWHDPTLRIGWAIPAATDIAFALAVLAVVGRRLPGAVRTFLLTLAVVDDLIAILIIAVVYTDTVHWWPLLGGVLAVAAFALVIRIRWAPRWLMLSGALLLGCLAWAFVHASGIHATVAGVALALVVPVRARPGEEVSVEEWLDHRIRPISAGFAVPVFAFFASGVALSGAAQALHDPVAFGVLFGLVGGKAIGVFAGTWLVVKFTGAVLDPTIRWSDLAGVSLLSGIGFTVSLLIGELAFGSDSIHDDASKLAVLAASVIAALLGALVLGRWGSEAAEPG; encoded by the coding sequence GTGGCTGTCCGCCGACCGATCTCGGCGATCGCCGAGGTGCTGCGGACCGAGACCGTCGGTGGATCGCTGCTGCTGCTGGCCGTGCTGGCGGCGCTCGTCTTCGCGAACACTCCGCTGAGCACCGCCTACGACAAACTCGCTCACTACGAGATCGGTCCGCACGTCGGGCACCTACATCTTTCCCTGGAGGAGTGGGCCGCCGACGGCTTGCTGGCCATCTTCTTCTTCGTCGCCGGACTGGAGCTCAAGCGCGAGTTCGTCGTCGGCGAGCTGCGGGATCCGCGCCGGGCGGCGGTCCCGGTCGTGGCGGCGATCTGCGGAGTGGCGGTGCCCGCGATCATCTACAGCGCCGTGGTCTGGCACGACCCGACGCTGCGCATCGGCTGGGCGATACCGGCGGCCACCGACATCGCGTTCGCGTTGGCCGTGCTGGCCGTGGTCGGCCGGCGGCTGCCGGGCGCGGTGCGCACCTTCCTGCTGACGCTGGCCGTGGTGGATGACCTGATCGCCATCCTCATCATCGCGGTGGTCTACACCGACACCGTCCACTGGTGGCCGCTCCTCGGGGGTGTGCTGGCAGTGGCGGCCTTCGCGCTGGTCATCCGGATTCGATGGGCGCCGAGATGGTTGATGCTCTCCGGGGCTCTGCTGCTGGGTTGCCTGGCCTGGGCCTTCGTGCACGCCAGCGGTATCCACGCCACGGTCGCCGGTGTCGCGTTGGCTCTGGTCGTCCCGGTCCGTGCGCGGCCCGGCGAGGAGGTGTCGGTCGAGGAGTGGCTCGATCACCGCATCCGTCCGATCAGCGCCGGCTTCGCGGTCCCGGTCTTCGCCTTCTTCGCCTCGGGCGTGGCGCTGTCGGGGGCGGCGCAGGCGCTGCACGATCCGGTGGCCTTCGGGGTGCTCTTCGGCTTGGTCGGCGGCAAGGCGATCGGCGTCTTCGCCGGCACCTGGCTGGTCGTCAAATTCACCGGTGCCGTGCTCGACCCGACCATCCGCTGGAGCGACTTGGCGGGCGTGTCGCTGCTGTCGGGCATCGGGTTCACCGTCTCGTTGCTGATCGGTGAACTGGCCTTCGGCAGCGACTCGATACACGACGACGCGAGCAAGCTGGCCGTGCTGGCCGCGTCGGTGATCGCTGCGCTGCTCGGTGCGCTGGTACTGGGGCGATGGGGCAGCGAAGCGGCCGAACCGGGTTAG
- a CDS encoding phage holin family protein yields the protein MSTESSHPSPKHSTATAAPTAAGNPVPAPQAPALDPDASIGRLVHGATMDISTLIRGEVELAKLELRASIKSGGVGVVFFILAGVLFLYALTFAFISAAEGLTNVVPRWLAYLIVFLAIFVVAVVIAFIGYRMVKKVRAPTRTIETTKDTVAYLRHPTQAS from the coding sequence GTGAGCACCGAGTCGAGTCATCCGAGCCCGAAGCACAGCACGGCCACGGCGGCGCCGACCGCCGCCGGCAACCCCGTCCCGGCGCCGCAGGCCCCTGCCCTCGACCCGGACGCATCGATCGGCCGGCTCGTTCACGGCGCCACGATGGACATCTCGACGCTCATCCGCGGCGAGGTGGAGCTGGCCAAGCTGGAGCTGCGGGCCAGCATCAAGAGCGGCGGCGTCGGCGTCGTCTTCTTCATCCTGGCCGGTGTGCTCTTTCTCTACGCCCTCACCTTCGCGTTCATCTCCGCGGCGGAGGGTCTGACCAATGTGGTGCCCCGCTGGCTGGCGTACCTCATCGTCTTCCTGGCGATCTTCGTCGTTGCCGTGGTGATCGCGTTCATCGGTTACCGGATGGTCAAGAAGGTTCGGGCACCCACTCGGACGATCGAGACCACCAAGGACACGGTCGCCTACCTACGCCATCCCACCCAAGCCTCATAG